A stretch of DNA from Desulfurella amilsii:
CACTTCTTAAACGAGCATGTATTGTTATCATATCACAACCGGCATTTTCTAAATCCTTATAAAACTGTATATCATTTATGTTATCTGAATCAAAACCCATTCTCAATTTTACACTTAAGGGCTTTTTTATGTGATTTTTTAATAATTCTACGATGCTAATCAAATGCTTTTTTTCTTTGAGCAAATATGCCCCTGCTTTTGCCTTTATAACTTTAGGTACGGGGCATCCCGCATTAATATCAATCATATCACACATAGACTCAATTTTTTGCGCTGCTTTGACAAACAGATCTATCTCATAGCCAAAAAGCTGGATAGCAAAAGGTACTTCATTGTTGTTTCTATTAGCTAGGAAAAAAGCTTTGGGGTTGTTGTAACAAATAGAGTTGATGGAGATAAGCTCGCTAACAGTAAAACCAGCTCCATACTCACTTGCTATTTTTCTAAATGGTTTATCTGTATAAGATGCCATTGGAGCTAAAAAATAGCAAGAATTAAAAGTCATTTATT
This window harbors:
- a CDS encoding tRNA dihydrouridine synthase, producing MASYTDKPFRKIASEYGAGFTVSELISINSICYNNPKAFFLANRNNNEVPFAIQLFGYEIDLFVKAAQKIESMCDMIDINAGCPVPKVIKAKAGAYLLKEKKHLISIVELLKNHIKKPLSVKLRMGFDSDNINDIQFYKDLENAGCDMITIHARLRSGFYSSSVDYEHIANVCDKLSIPVVANGDIDSYEKLKEVKRITGCKYFMIGQAALKKPYIFEDLINKQDSIRSIEYTKAIMIRHFNLMIEEYGEYAYRLFRKFAHKYLSGYKNAKLINSYINNCKNTQEVLNIINSIK